The genomic window CAGACCGAATTGCGTGGTCGGCCTGCCGCGCATGGCGTAATCGAGGTTAGGGTCCGTCCATACGGTGCGCTGCCACGCGTCCGCGAATTTCGCGGCGGTGTTCATGGCCATCATTTGGTAGCTCATATACGCATGCATGTTGTCGGGCGTCGGATTCATGATCGCGACTTTGCGTAGCTCGTCGAGGTTCTTGTTCATCGCGTCATGCTGAATCACCTCGGCGCGTTTAGTAGCGTTAGCAGCATCGGGAGGCGTCGGCTTGGCTTTCGGCCTTGGAACAACGGCAGCGGGGTCGCGGTAGAAAAGCCAGCCCTTGCAATCGGTTTTCCAGTACGGACAATCGGCGGGCTCGTCTTCCAACGCCTGACCCCAGGCAGACGCAATTTGCGCGCTAAAGGTAACGGCAACCAACAGTTGCACGATGCATTTCATTTGCCGGACCTCATCGGAAAATCGCCGTGTGCGCAGTAGCTAATTTCATAGACCAGTTTTTGGTCCTCGGCTTTTGGTTGGGCTCGTAAACCCGATCCTGTCGGGTCGTGACTTCCAGGCGCTTGCATCCCGCTTGAGGCAGTGCGCGGATAGCCCTCACGTCAATCAGGACCGGCGCATCGGTTCTGAAATGCTGGCGCAT from Betaproteobacteria bacterium includes these protein-coding regions:
- a CDS encoding conjugal transfer protein TraF; this encodes MKCIVQLLVAVTFSAQIASAWGQALEDEPADCPYWKTDCKGWLFYRDPAAVVPRPKAKPTPPDAANATKRAEVIQHDAMNKNLDELRKVAIMNPTPDNMHAYMSYQMMAMNTAAKFADAWQRTVWTDPNLDYAMRGRPTTQFGLEAFDAELQKKQRATVAALAKTHGLYFFFRSDCPYCHKFAPVLKRFAQETGMTVFPISLDGPGLPEFPIPTPDNGASQLLQISAVPAVVLAIPGTGEKQVISYGVVADTDLYERIYTLTSVKVGNRF